The following proteins come from a genomic window of Corallococcus sp. NCRR:
- the queA gene encoding tRNA preQ1(34) S-adenosylmethionine ribosyltransferase-isomerase QueA translates to MSSLLSDYDFELPEAQIAQAPLPHRDASRLMVVSRATGAWSHQHFTDLPDLLREGDLLVLNDARVIPARLLGQKSGTGGRVELLVVRPAAAATLTSAALGGAPESLEWVCLGQASKGLKPGQSVTFDGGLSAEILEALGGGEYRVRFHAAPGTSLASLLDAAGRLPLPPYITREPEAADAERYQTVYARASGAVAAPTAGLHFTEDVFARLAAKGVRRVEVTLDVGPGTFLPVREEVLDKHHMHPERFTVPQATADAVNAAKAEGRRVVAVGTTVVRTLESATDPDTGRLRSGPGETAMFIRPGYVFRQVDVLLTNFHLPRSTLVMLVSALLGRERTLAAYQEAVRAGYRFFSYGDAMLVKE, encoded by the coding sequence GTGTCGTCCCTCCTCTCCGACTACGATTTCGAGCTCCCCGAGGCGCAGATCGCCCAGGCCCCACTGCCCCACCGGGACGCGTCGCGCCTGATGGTCGTCAGCCGCGCCACCGGCGCCTGGAGCCACCAGCACTTCACCGACCTGCCGGACCTGCTGCGCGAAGGTGACCTGCTCGTCCTCAACGACGCCCGCGTCATTCCCGCGCGCCTGCTGGGCCAGAAGAGCGGCACCGGCGGCCGGGTGGAGCTGCTGGTCGTCCGCCCCGCCGCCGCGGCCACGCTGACCTCCGCGGCGCTTGGCGGAGCGCCAGAGTCGCTGGAGTGGGTCTGCCTGGGCCAGGCGTCCAAGGGGCTCAAGCCCGGCCAGTCCGTCACCTTCGACGGGGGCCTGTCCGCCGAAATCCTGGAGGCCCTGGGGGGAGGGGAGTACCGGGTGCGCTTCCATGCCGCGCCGGGCACGTCGCTCGCCAGCCTCCTGGACGCGGCGGGCCGGCTGCCCCTGCCTCCGTACATCACCCGCGAGCCCGAGGCCGCGGACGCCGAGCGCTACCAGACCGTGTACGCTCGCGCGTCCGGCGCCGTGGCCGCGCCCACCGCCGGCCTGCACTTCACCGAGGACGTCTTCGCGAGGCTCGCGGCGAAGGGTGTCCGGCGCGTGGAAGTGACGCTCGACGTGGGGCCCGGCACCTTCCTCCCCGTGCGCGAGGAGGTGCTGGACAAGCACCACATGCACCCGGAGCGCTTCACCGTGCCCCAGGCCACCGCTGACGCCGTGAACGCCGCGAAGGCGGAAGGGCGCCGCGTGGTCGCCGTGGGCACCACCGTGGTGCGCACGCTGGAGTCCGCCACCGACCCGGACACGGGCCGGCTGCGCAGTGGCCCGGGCGAGACGGCGATGTTCATCCGGCCCGGCTATGTCTTCCGCCAGGTGGACGTGCTCCTCACGAACTTCCACCTGCCGCGCTCCACGCTGGTGATGCTGGTGAGCGCGCTCCTGGGCCGTGAGCGCACGCTCGCCGCGTACCAGGAGGCCGTGCGCGCGGGCTACCGGTTCTTCAGTTACGGCGATGCCATGTTGGTGAAGGAGTGA
- a CDS encoding SpoIID/LytB domain-containing protein encodes MLQRVALLLLLLASSRAFAVETMRIAMDDPGDEVRVSGRGLGFGPDAEDGAYVAVTSGQATVRRRNGKLEVNGAPVLEDSIRFRGGLEATDAGGPGNEPLKAGSAQVRGDVVVRLFKNSLQLINVIPLEDYLAAVLGSEMPVSFPLEALKAQAVAARTYALQKKLDAYGAAFHMGSSVLHQVYGGVNREDAKTRAAVEATRGEVLTYDLAPIEAYFHASCGGRTESGQDALQRNLPYLQPVDCPCGKLPASRWSATLSEAELRGALKSSPGGMRVTGRTPTHRVTRVVLSDGTAVDGVTFRRKLGYTRLKSLDFDVEASGKNYVFTGRGFGHGAGLCQWGAKALADQGKTYREILSHYYPGAEFQQLY; translated from the coding sequence ATGTTGCAACGTGTGGCACTGCTGCTGCTCCTGCTCGCGTCGTCGCGGGCGTTCGCCGTGGAGACGATGCGCATTGCCATGGACGACCCGGGCGACGAGGTCCGCGTGAGCGGCCGGGGCCTGGGCTTCGGCCCGGATGCCGAGGACGGCGCCTATGTCGCCGTCACCTCCGGGCAGGCCACGGTGCGCCGCCGCAACGGCAAGCTGGAGGTCAACGGGGCTCCCGTCCTCGAGGACTCCATCCGCTTCCGTGGCGGACTGGAGGCCACCGACGCGGGCGGCCCCGGCAACGAACCGCTGAAGGCGGGCAGCGCGCAGGTGCGCGGCGACGTCGTCGTGCGCCTGTTCAAGAACAGCCTCCAGCTCATCAACGTCATCCCCCTGGAGGACTACCTCGCGGCGGTGCTCGGCAGCGAGATGCCCGTGTCCTTCCCGCTGGAGGCCCTCAAGGCCCAGGCCGTGGCCGCCCGGACGTACGCGCTGCAGAAGAAGCTGGACGCGTATGGGGCCGCCTTCCACATGGGCAGCAGCGTGCTCCACCAGGTGTACGGCGGCGTGAACCGCGAGGACGCCAAGACGCGCGCCGCCGTGGAGGCCACCCGGGGCGAGGTGCTCACGTACGACCTGGCCCCCATCGAGGCTTACTTCCATGCCTCCTGCGGCGGGCGCACCGAGTCCGGCCAGGACGCCCTCCAGCGCAACCTGCCGTACCTGCAGCCCGTCGACTGCCCCTGCGGCAAGCTGCCCGCCAGCCGCTGGTCCGCGACCCTCTCCGAGGCGGAGCTGCGCGGCGCGCTGAAGTCCTCGCCGGGCGGCATGCGCGTCACGGGCCGCACGCCCACGCACCGGGTGACCCGCGTGGTGCTGTCGGATGGCACCGCGGTGGACGGCGTGACGTTCCGCCGCAAGCTGGGCTACACGCGCCTCAAGAGCCTGGACTTCGACGTGGAAGCGTCCGGCAAGAACTACGTGTTCACCGGACGTGGCTTCGGCCACGGGGCGGGGCTGTGCCAGTGGGGCGCCAAGGCCCTCGCCGACCAGGGCAAGACGTACCGGGAAATCCTTTCCCACTACTACCCGGGCGCCGAGTTCCAGCAGCTCTACTGA
- the tgt gene encoding tRNA guanosine(34) transglycosylase Tgt, with translation MVDEQGREKGEKGDTRVPPGLVRFELLHEDQSGTKARRGRLNTPHGPIETPIFMPVGTVGSVKGVGPDDLKTLDAQIILGNTYHLMLRPTDALVGEMGGLHRFISWDRPMLTDSGGFQVFSLSEKRKITEEGAAFQSHLDGSRHFLSPERSIEIQETLGADVIMAFDECPPSTEDRAYLEKSLARTTRWLHRCVKAWGRERSSLFGIVQGGLHDDLRKRHAEEVCAVDLPGYALGGYSVGEAPEAMHAGVAYSAPLLPRDKPRYLMGVGTPLDLVTCVEHGVDMFDCVLPTRCARNGLLFTSEGKLVIRNAAYAKDPRPVDPACSCYTCRTFSRSYLRHLFAAGEILAMRLNTLHNLHYFLDLMAQVRRAIAEDRFAAFARDFRAKAVAQEAERKSGR, from the coding sequence GTGGTCGACGAGCAGGGCAGGGAAAAGGGCGAGAAGGGCGATACCCGCGTGCCCCCGGGGCTGGTGCGCTTCGAGCTGTTGCACGAGGACCAGAGCGGCACCAAGGCGCGCCGCGGCCGGCTGAACACGCCGCATGGTCCCATCGAGACGCCCATCTTCATGCCCGTGGGCACCGTGGGCAGCGTCAAGGGCGTGGGCCCGGACGACCTGAAGACCCTGGACGCGCAGATCATCCTGGGCAACACCTACCACCTGATGCTGCGCCCCACGGACGCGCTCGTCGGGGAGATGGGCGGCCTGCACCGCTTCATCTCCTGGGACCGGCCCATGCTCACCGACAGCGGCGGCTTCCAGGTGTTCAGCCTGTCGGAGAAGCGCAAGATCACGGAGGAGGGCGCCGCGTTCCAGTCGCACCTGGACGGCTCGCGGCACTTCCTGTCGCCGGAGCGCTCCATTGAAATCCAGGAGACGCTGGGCGCGGACGTCATCATGGCGTTCGACGAGTGCCCTCCGTCCACCGAGGACCGCGCCTACCTGGAGAAGTCCCTGGCGCGCACCACGCGCTGGCTGCACCGGTGCGTGAAGGCGTGGGGCCGCGAGCGCTCGTCGCTCTTCGGCATCGTGCAGGGCGGCCTGCATGACGACCTGCGCAAGCGCCACGCGGAGGAGGTGTGCGCGGTGGACCTGCCCGGCTACGCGCTGGGGGGCTACTCCGTGGGCGAGGCGCCCGAGGCCATGCACGCGGGCGTGGCCTACTCGGCGCCGCTGCTGCCCCGGGACAAGCCGCGCTACCTGATGGGCGTGGGCACGCCGCTGGACCTGGTGACGTGCGTGGAGCACGGCGTGGACATGTTCGACTGCGTGCTTCCTACGCGGTGCGCGCGCAACGGCCTGCTCTTCACCTCGGAGGGCAAGCTGGTCATCCGCAACGCGGCCTACGCCAAGGACCCCCGCCCGGTGGACCCGGCGTGCTCCTGCTACACCTGCCGCACGTTCAGCCGCTCCTACCTGCGGCACCTGTTCGCGGCGGGAGAAATCCTGGCGATGCGGCTCAACACCCTGCACAACCTCCACTACTTCCTGGACCTGATGGCCCAGGTGCGCCGCGCCATCGCCGAGGACCGCTTCGCCGCGTTCGCTCGCGACTTCCGGGCCAAGGCCGTGGCGCAGGAGGCCGAACGCAAAAGCGGCCGGTGA
- the secD gene encoding protein translocase subunit SecD, giving the protein MDRGWWWKFGMIVAVTLGTIWFLVPTYYSLVVLDRNERNNIAVLEQRLPKWAPPAKYRLNLGLDLQGGIHMVMRVDTKTALQKRTERRGTQIATYVNDKKLGEVTADTDPERLQLVLTAKDPATMDAIQKEVLATFTDFTVESRNGGTLVLKPDEGQVNRFRDEAVDQAMLVIRRRIDKWGVAEVDVRKLGTDSIQISLPGRSNPEQAKELVGTTAQLEFRMVDDTNPQVFAQMYQQNPPPPESKITLVEDEGFPQLSSPNREALLAYAKDKTPEGRDVVTECVANPVKKNDCIAYRSYLLDKNVPLTGESLAGADASVSQMNEPEVNIAFDPAGSREFEKLTEAAVGRRMAIVLDDNVHTAPRINEKIGGGRARITMGRASGRSFEEWLGEAQTLALVLKAGALPAPVTVGEIRQVGATLGDELIKKGSLAALVGLALVVVFMAVYYRKSGLIADVALLLNGLLILAGLAFFNATLTLPGIAGFVLTLGIAVDANVLINERIREELSHGKSARAAVDQGYDRAFWTIFDAHVTTLIAGFILFFTGTGPVRGFATTLIVGLLASLFTSIVVTRVITTYFVHGRNAQSVSV; this is encoded by the coding sequence ATGGACCGCGGCTGGTGGTGGAAGTTCGGAATGATCGTCGCGGTGACGCTGGGGACGATCTGGTTCCTCGTCCCGACGTACTACTCGCTGGTGGTCCTGGACCGCAACGAGCGCAACAACATCGCCGTGCTGGAGCAGCGGCTGCCCAAGTGGGCGCCCCCCGCGAAGTACCGCCTCAACCTGGGGCTGGACCTGCAGGGCGGCATCCACATGGTGATGCGGGTGGACACCAAGACGGCCCTGCAGAAGCGCACCGAGCGCCGCGGGACGCAGATCGCCACCTACGTCAACGACAAGAAGCTGGGTGAGGTGACGGCGGACACGGACCCGGAGCGGCTGCAGCTGGTGCTGACCGCGAAGGACCCGGCGACCATGGACGCCATCCAGAAGGAGGTCCTGGCCACCTTCACCGACTTCACCGTGGAGTCCCGCAACGGCGGCACGCTGGTGCTCAAGCCGGACGAGGGCCAGGTGAACCGCTTCCGCGACGAGGCCGTGGACCAGGCGATGCTCGTCATCCGCCGCCGCATCGACAAGTGGGGCGTGGCGGAAGTGGACGTGCGCAAGCTGGGCACGGACTCCATCCAGATTTCGCTGCCCGGCCGCAGCAACCCGGAGCAGGCCAAGGAGCTGGTGGGCACCACCGCGCAGCTGGAGTTCCGGATGGTGGACGACACCAACCCGCAGGTGTTCGCGCAGATGTACCAGCAGAACCCGCCCCCGCCGGAGAGCAAGATCACCCTGGTGGAGGACGAGGGCTTCCCGCAGCTGTCCTCGCCCAACCGCGAGGCGCTGCTGGCGTACGCGAAGGACAAGACGCCGGAGGGCCGCGACGTCGTCACCGAGTGCGTGGCGAACCCGGTGAAGAAGAACGATTGCATCGCGTACCGCAGCTACCTGCTGGACAAGAACGTTCCGCTCACGGGTGAGAGCCTGGCGGGCGCGGACGCGTCCGTCAGCCAGATGAACGAGCCGGAGGTGAACATCGCCTTCGACCCGGCCGGTTCGCGTGAGTTCGAGAAGCTGACCGAGGCCGCGGTGGGCCGCCGGATGGCCATCGTGCTGGACGACAACGTGCACACCGCCCCGCGCATCAACGAGAAGATTGGCGGCGGCCGCGCGCGCATCACCATGGGCCGCGCCAGCGGGCGCAGCTTCGAGGAGTGGCTGGGCGAGGCGCAGACGCTGGCGCTGGTGCTCAAGGCGGGCGCGCTGCCCGCGCCGGTGACGGTGGGCGAAATCCGTCAGGTGGGCGCGACGCTGGGCGACGAGCTCATCAAGAAGGGCAGCCTGGCCGCGCTGGTGGGCCTGGCGCTCGTCGTCGTCTTCATGGCGGTGTACTACCGCAAGTCCGGCCTCATCGCGGACGTGGCGCTCCTGCTCAACGGCCTGCTCATCCTGGCGGGCCTGGCGTTCTTCAACGCCACGCTGACGCTGCCGGGCATCGCGGGCTTCGTGCTCACGCTGGGCATCGCGGTGGACGCGAACGTGCTCATCAACGAGCGCATCCGTGAGGAGCTGTCCCACGGCAAGTCCGCGCGCGCCGCGGTGGACCAGGGCTATGACCGCGCCTTCTGGACCATCTTCGACGCGCACGTGACGACGCTCATCGCGGGCTTCATCCTGTTCTTCACGGGAACGGGTCCGGTCCGCGGCTTCGCCACCACGCTCATCGTGGGCCTGCTGGCGTCGCTGTTCACGTCCATCGTCGTGACGCGCGTCATCACGACCTACTTCGTCCACGGCCGCAACGCCCAGTCGGTGTCCGTCTAA
- the yajC gene encoding preprotein translocase subunit YajC, translated as MADSFLILAQAGAGGSPLGTFGFLAVLVAIMYFVMIRPQQKQLKEHRNLLAGLKKGDDVVTSGGILGRIHQVDESTVTLEIASGVRVRVLKTAVSAKGTVPVAGAPAAVPAEKKEEK; from the coding sequence GTGGCTGACAGTTTCCTGATTCTCGCGCAGGCCGGGGCTGGCGGTTCCCCCCTGGGGACCTTCGGCTTCCTCGCCGTGCTGGTGGCCATCATGTACTTCGTGATGATCCGCCCCCAGCAGAAGCAGCTCAAGGAGCACCGCAACCTGCTCGCGGGGCTGAAGAAGGGCGATGACGTCGTGACGTCCGGCGGCATCCTCGGGCGCATCCACCAGGTGGACGAGTCCACCGTGACGCTGGAGATCGCCAGCGGGGTGCGCGTGCGCGTGCTCAAGACGGCGGTCAGTGCGAAGGGAACCGTTCCGGTGGCGGGCGCCCCGGCGGCTGTCCCCGCTGAGAAGAAGGAGGAGAAGTAA